One Candidatus Methylomirabilota bacterium genomic window carries:
- a CDS encoding alpha/beta hydrolase: protein MSTLNGTQARVFPVWQNRVRMRVLTKGSGPALVFFHGPWGLHWDPFLDTLSQHFTVHAPEHPGTTPGAPDDIYHLDNLWDLILCYDELLDQLGLEGAAFVGHSFGAMVACEVAAAYPRRAGRLALIDPIGLWRDDAPVVNWMMLNPQELPGHIFRDPASAGAKQLFVETEDEEARVTAQVGLTWAMGSTGKFIWPIPDKGLKKRIHRVKAPTLLIWGAEDRLVPPVYAEEFTRHIAGARVETVKETGHAPHLEQPAAVASLVRDFLRTAPAR, encoded by the coding sequence ATGTCCACTCTGAACGGCACCCAAGCCCGCGTGTTCCCCGTCTGGCAGAACCGCGTCCGCATGCGCGTCCTCACCAAGGGCAGCGGCCCCGCCCTCGTCTTCTTCCACGGCCCCTGGGGCCTCCACTGGGATCCGTTCCTGGACACGCTGTCCCAGCACTTCACCGTCCACGCCCCCGAGCACCCCGGCACCACCCCCGGCGCGCCCGACGACATCTATCATCTCGATAACCTCTGGGACTTGATCCTCTGCTACGACGAGCTGCTGGATCAGCTGGGCCTCGAGGGCGCGGCCTTCGTCGGCCATTCCTTCGGCGCCATGGTCGCTTGCGAGGTGGCCGCGGCCTACCCGCGCCGCGCCGGCCGCCTGGCCCTCATCGATCCGATCGGCCTCTGGCGCGACGACGCTCCCGTCGTCAACTGGATGATGCTGAACCCGCAAGAGCTGCCCGGTCACATCTTCCGCGATCCCGCGAGTGCGGGGGCGAAGCAGCTCTTCGTCGAGACGGAAGACGAAGAGGCGCGCGTCACCGCCCAGGTCGGCCTCACCTGGGCCATGGGCTCCACCGGGAAATTCATCTGGCCCATTCCCGACAAAGGCCTGAAGAAGCGCATCCATCGCGTGAAGGCGCCCACCCTGCTGATCTGGGGCGCCGAGGATCGGCTGGTACCGCCCGTCTACGCGGAAGAGTTCACGCGCCACATCGCGGGCGCGCGCGTGGAGACCGTGAAAGAGACGGGCCACGCGCCCCATCTCGAGCAGCCGGCCGCAGTGGCGAGCCTGGTCCGCGACTTCCTTCGGACGGCTCCCGCTCGCTAA